TGTGACACTTGTGAGAGGGCACAGGCACGTCTGAGTGTGCAAAGAGGGGCACCTGATTGTGTGAAGGAGGATGCTCAGTGATGTACAGAGTACATGCCTGAGTGTGTTAAGAAGGGCCTTGGGGTGTACAGACACAAGTATCGATATATAAGCCTGTGAGGCACCAGCCCTTGCGTGTGTCCCACAGTTACCCTTCTGTCCAGCGGGGGGCGCCCGTGGGCCACCTGGTCACCACCAGCTCCTCCCCAGAGGCCCAGACCCCACACCTGTATACTCAGGGAAGCAGATGGTCAGGGGGCTGTGTGTGATCTTCTCCTCGAACAGGTCCTTCTTGTTGAGGAAGAGGATGATGGATGTGTCCGTGAACCACTTGTTGTTGCAGATACTGTCAAACAGCTTCATGCTCTCATGCATGCGGTTCTGGGGGCAGGACAGCGCCTTCAGCaccagcccccgcccccaccactgcccccaccctcccccagtgGCCTCCAGGCCTCTCACCATCTCCTCGTCCTCAGCTAGCACCAGGTCGTAGGCGCTTAGAGCTACGCAGAAGATGATGGCTGTGACGCCCTCAAAGCAGTGGATCCACTTCTTCCGTTCAGACCGCTGACCACCCACATCAAACATCCTGCAAACACAGCACCTTAGCTCCAGAGAAGGGAGTTCTGGGAGAAGGTCCCTGCCCCATTTCACAGGTTGACCGACTGAGGACAGAGGCCTGCTCAGAATATGGCGGCCGCCTCCACGGAATCATCCATGCTGGCCCACCTTACCCCTGGGGTTCTAAGCCAGGGCACGTGTGGCCCAGCAGGGTCAGGCTGGTCAGCAGGGTAGGCTGCCTCCACATGGGGCAGGGTCAGCAGAGGCTGTGAGCTACTGGCAACCACAAAGCCTTAAGAAACTTCAGAGGGGGGCTGCGGATCCTGGACCAGCCCTTGTTCCCAACAGCCATCGGCAGGCCCTGGAGTGAGGATCTCTTCCCTGTCACCCGCAAGGCTGGCAGCTCCTGCCCCATTACCCTGCCCACACTCTCGCTCACTTGAAGTGTAGGTCTTTGAAGGTGAAGTGCGTCTCCACGATGCCCGTGGTCTTCACGCGAGTCCGCAGCACATCCTGCTGCGTGGGGATGTAGTCACTCTGTGCAATGCGCTCCAGGTCGTTCAGGTAGCTGGGATGGGGAGTGGGGCATCAGTGGGGGCCACCGGGCCCcgttccctcccatcccctcattTCCCAGGCATAGCCCTTGCCTCTTTAACCCTTGCCTGGACTGCATTCACtgctcagatgaggaaacctgcACTAGCACCCCTGCCTCCTGCCTGTGGAAtgggcctgggaggaggggcagTTCTGTGGCTAGCCAGCCAAGCCCCAGCACCCAGGTCTGAGGCAGGCCTGCGTCAGACAAGATCCAGGGTGGTGGAACTACAGGTGAGGGCAGTGGGAGGGGGGAAATTAGTCCTTCAGTGAGAGATTCAGGATGCTAATCGGCGTAATTATGGCACCCGCCACAGAGCAGCCTGGCATGTCCTTCGATGCAGGGCTGGACAGGTTGGGGCCTGCCAGGCCCAGTGGGCTCTTTGCCCAGTAAAATTTGGGCTCCTCAGGGGGAAGGCATGAACACTCGCTTGGCGGGGGTCCCAGGGGCTCCTCATTACCAGCTCTCCTAATTAGTATCCAAGCTGCCCCGGCCAAGCCCTGAGACCAGCTCTGCTGCCTGCCTCAATATCCTTGCTGTGTCCTGTGGGTTGGGTCCAGGCCTCCCAGCCACTGCCCAGTACCAGTGTCTTGCTCTtggggcagggctgctggggcGAGCCCTTGGCTCCCACCAGCAGCTAGGCCAGAGGGAAATGACCTCAGAGACGCAGAGACAGAACAGAAAAACAGGAAGGGCTATGGGGAACCATGACGCATGTGCTGTGACCTGCAAACTGTACCCTGCCCCCTACTGAGAGCCTCCAGCCCAGAGGCCTCATGGTGGGTTCCCCACTAGTTTTTCCCCTCACCCCAGGGACCCACTGCCCCACAGCAGCCTTGGAGGATTGCTGTGAGGAGGGGCTGCAGTATGCCTGGTCCCTGGAGTTTTCCAATCTGCTCCCCACCTCTGGGTGATCTTGTCATGGCATAAACCtgcctgggagggcagggcccaTGTGCACTGCTGAATCCCCACACCcagaacagtgctgggcacaaGGCGGGAACTTAATGTCTGGGGAATGAAGAACAGGGATGAGGATGATGGAGGAGTGGGAAGTAGCTGGAAGGTGGCCCTACACTGCCCTCCTTGAGTATCCTGGGCACTGAGATGGCAGTGGTTGATAGGACCCACCCCTCCTTGCCTCCAGGACCCAAAAGCTCTGCTGGCACTGAGCCTGTGACCTCTGGGGAGCACCCCCGCCCCCGCAGTGTTTGGCTGTGACTCTGCAGCTCCTGTGGGAGGCGTGCACTCACAAGTGCATTCAGGCCCCGGCAGGGAGAGTGGGGCGGCTGTCCGTGACTGGGGCAGGGCTCAGGTGCCACGGCCAGGCAAGACCGGCCTCCCACCCACCTTCACAGAGGTCCAGCCCCTCTCTGGGTGGGCTCAGGATGGCATGGGCGGTGGGACTGGGAAAGCTGTTCAGACAGAGGGACTGGCTTAAGCAGAGGTAGGAGAGGAGAGATGAGAGTACAGGGCCAGCAGCCTATCTGGGTGGCACCATCTGTTTGGATGTCCCTCCACAGCCCTACACCAGGCCAAACCCAAGATCACCAAGACCTTGGCTGACAGTCAGCAGCTTCATGAACAGAGGCTGGCAGTATCTTTTTAAGGGTGCTCAGGTCCTCTGGTTCAGGCTATAGTCCAGGTCTCCCCACActgcacccccagcccagccccttggAGTACTCACTAGGCGGCAGAGTCGTTGAGCTGGTACTCCCGCGAGCGGCCAAAGCAGGCCTGCACACCATGGTCAGCCCAGAGCCTCCGGATGACACCGGACAGATCCTCAGGGAGCACGCCCTGTTCCTCAGCCGTGCACGACAGTGCAAACAGCTGCCTGGCGTCGTCCTGGGCACAGCAGTGAGTGGTCAGCCAGTTGCAGGagcacacccccaccccacctgtcAGAGGCAGGGAGGCCTCCGGAATGAGGCCCAGATTGGGGTGTTCTCAGCTTCCCCAGGACAAGACTTGCCCTGAAGCCTtatgggagggaggcagggctggggagtcCACGTACCGCGCGGGAGGGGTCAGCAAAGTCAATCTGCAGATTGCCCATGGCTTTAACAATGGCCATGATGGACTGGATGGTGTTGCTATAGACGACTGCCCGGTACTGCCGGCATTCCTCCTCTGAGTAGCCATCCTCATGGATGATCCtggcagccaggagtcaggggtTAGAGTGTACAGGGCACAGGGACCTCACATGGctgcctggggctgctggggcctggagagacctacttcagaaaggaggaaactggacttccctggtggcgcagtggttaagaatctgcctgccaatgcaggggacacgagttcgagccctggtccgggaagatcccacatgccgcggagcaactaagcccgtgcgccacaactactgagcccgcgtgccacaactactgaagcctgcgtgccgcaactactgaagcctgcgtcacctagagcctgtgctcagcaacaagagaagccaccgcaatgagtagcccgtgcgctgcaatgaagagtggcccccactcgccgcaactagagaaagcccgtgtgcagcaacggagacccaatgcagccaaaaataaaatataatattttatatatataataaatataatataataaattttaaaaaaaaaagaaagggggaaactGCCTCTAAACCACTCGGACCTGAGGATGGATGCTGCCTCTGGGAAGGTCCTGGACCTGGCTAACACGGCTGGGCCTATACTTGGGCTGGGTATACTGGACCCAGTACaggcccagaggaagaagaggggaaatcAAGGTTTGGAGGCTGCCTCCGGCACACAGCACTTACTTCATCTGCTTGACAATGGTGCTCTTCCCTGactccccagcacctggaacaaAGGGTACAGTTGGTCAGGGAGCAGGCCCAGTGGGGCTACAGAGGTAAGCCAGCCACACGGCCTAGAGGCAGAACTCACCCTCCCCATCAATTGCACAGTGAGATGGAGGCAGTCAGGCCTGGTGGGCAGCAGAGCTACCAGGGGTGCAGCTGGCAAGGCCACAGGGGTGAAGGCAACCTCGGCCACCTGGATCCCATGGTGGACTCACTCCAGGCCCTCGCTTCCCACAAGGTCCATTGCCCACCATGGCTCCCCACTTCCCTGGTTGAGTTCAGGGGCTTCGGCTGGTGACTTGAGGCTCAGGAGTCACCCCGTCATCCTCACACATGCAGGCTTGCCACTCTGCAGCTAGTGCTCCCCAACATGGTACCTAGGCACAGCTAGCAGGGGAGCCCTGCTCACTCCAGCGGGGCAgcagccctctctccctccactctGAGCCGCAGCTGCCAAGGGGCCTGGATCCGGGCATGGCGTCATACCCCTGCCTGCCAGACATGGCCCTGCTCACTGGGCCCATGTCTGCTCTGGGAAACATGcagtgtcacacacacacacacacacacacacacacacacacacacacacacacacacacacacacacacacacacacacacacacacacacacacacacccgtacCTGTACTGACTCGAGATGCTTCCCTGGCAGAGCCCCATCCTGTATTTCTCTTTGGCCATTGCTGAGGGATTTGCTGGCTCTCTCTCTTGTGACTGTCATAGCAGCCCCAGAGATAGGTACtgtttctcccattttacagacaaggacactgaggctcagaaaattaaAGTCTTGGCCCAAGATCACGTTGCCAGGATCCAGAAAGTCAGGGAGACATGAATGACGATGATGCGTGGCCTGCCCAGCCCTTCTCAAAATGTGGCTCAGATGCTGCAGGACGATGCCTTGGGagggtgtgttttttgtttgtttgtctttttaaaagcagatttcCAGGCCCCGTCCCAGACACAGAGCCAGATCTTGAGGGGTGCAGGCCAGAAATCTGCATTCCTCAGGGAGTCTGCAGGGAAGTGTGAGACCACTCAACTCCTggctgggggatggaggggtggaggcagggtCCCACCTCTTCCCTTTGCCACTTGCTCCCTGTCCTGAGCTCCAAGTAGAGCGCACCTCAGCTTGGCCTGGCTTTCCCTCCCAGCCTTTGCCCAGACTGTTTGCTCTGCCCCGTCACCTCCAGGCATCTCCTCTTGCCAACTCCAGGCCTTTGCCCGTGCAGTTCTCTTTGCTGGGCACACCTGCCCCATGCCCCACCTACGTGTGTCCCAAGCCTCCTGATCACTGTGGTGGGTCTGTCCCTCTGAGCAGCTCAGCAGGGTGTGTGGTACGGTCTGTGGGGAAGTCACACTTGAGGACTCTAGCCCCCATATCCCTCAGGGTTGGTTAAGACAACCTCAGAGGATGAAGGGGCTGACACACAAACTACCACGAGCAGCAATAACATCAGCAGTGATGATCACGGCCGAGCTGTGACTAGTGCCCCCTACGTGTCAGATGCTATTCTATGCCTATCACACCCACTAAGTAACCTCACAACAAGCCCCGGGGGTAGCTCTACTCTCAACCCCACCtcgcaaatgaggaaactgagggacttccctggcaggccagtggttaagactctgtgcttccaatgcagggggcacgggttcgatccccggtcggagaactaagatcctgcaagcc
The DNA window shown above is from Phocoena phocoena chromosome 10, mPhoPho1.1, whole genome shotgun sequence and carries:
- the GNAI2 gene encoding guanine nucleotide-binding protein G(i) subunit alpha-2 isoform X2; the protein is MLGSTSCTGAGESGKSTIVKQMKIIHEDGYSEEECRQYRAVVYSNTIQSIMAIVKAMGNLQIDFADPSRADDARQLFALSCTAEEQGVLPEDLSGVIRRLWADHGVQACFGRSREYQLNDSAAYYLNDLERIAQSDYIPTQQDVLRTRVKTTGIVETHFTFKDLHFKMFDVGGQRSERKKWIHCFEGVTAIIFCVALSAYDLVLAEDEEMNRMHESMKLFDSICNNKWFTDTSIILFLNKKDLFEEKITHSPLTICFPEYTGANKYDEAASYIQSKFEDLNKRKDTKEIYTHFTCATDTKNVQFVFDAVTDVIIKNNLKDCGLF
- the GNAI2 gene encoding guanine nucleotide-binding protein G(i) subunit alpha-2 isoform X1, coding for MGCTVSAEDKAAAERSKMIDKNLREDGEKAAREVKLLLLGAGESGKSTIVKQMKIIHEDGYSEEECRQYRAVVYSNTIQSIMAIVKAMGNLQIDFADPSRADDARQLFALSCTAEEQGVLPEDLSGVIRRLWADHGVQACFGRSREYQLNDSAAYYLNDLERIAQSDYIPTQQDVLRTRVKTTGIVETHFTFKDLHFKMFDVGGQRSERKKWIHCFEGVTAIIFCVALSAYDLVLAEDEEMNRMHESMKLFDSICNNKWFTDTSIILFLNKKDLFEEKITHSPLTICFPEYTGANKYDEAASYIQSKFEDLNKRKDTKEIYTHFTCATDTKNVQFVFDAVTDVIIKNNLKDCGLF